A single region of the Anoplolepis gracilipes chromosome 1, ASM4749672v1, whole genome shotgun sequence genome encodes:
- the LOC140668678 gene encoding uncharacterized protein produces the protein MLKSGTICTLSEGFCIDSEDGYTYWEPMPTSSCNFHQYDVLYEGPAIKTTDDTSEEKSPIVYSLTTQDITFALTRTREQPLCGYTLLRTEHPKLFILETKKGDVFAERGTISIDNLDIFAYMNSKFVYVEKHIRHQMTSLYHNVIQQKCELEKDVITNTLSFATLQPDEFAYRLMKGPGYMAVTAGEAIHVIKCIPVDAIIRRTKECYAELPVTVRNASLFLTPKSRILTKFGTQKECSFELPTLYRIDDTWIQLTPDPQVIQLPPQRLRPMTSLSWKYLTPGPLAISGIYTEKDIEKLRDHIMFPAEKPALLNFIARGMTGQAVVPGEVSIYSLLDEKALQKIASNTVSRIWGGFVTFGSATAGILGVFLIIRLIKLTIDTAIHGYALHTVYGCSLHLLGAVWSSLTHLLLHLARGPVNQRGIKPEEDQSLQEPTSPPPITPTAPKNESTIVNATAVNTTTPIPIVYTDLRERLNDIEQIPSITSGIRS, from the coding sequence atgctaaaatcAGGAACAATTTGTACGCTCAGTGAAGGATTTTGCATCGATTCAGAGGATGGATATACCTATTGGGAACCGATGCCTACCTCTTCGTGTAATTTTCACCAATACGACGTTCTATATGAAGGACCTGCTATCAAAACTACGGACGATACCAGTGAAGAAAAATCACCTATCGTATACAGCCTGACAACGCAAGATATAACTTTCGCCCTGACAAGAACGCGAGAACAGCCATTGTGCGGGTACACGCTTCTTCGTACAGAGCATCCCAAACTCTTTATACTAGAAACTAAAAAGGGAGACGTCTTCGCCGAACGAGGAACAATTTCAATTgataatcttgatattttcgCATATATGAACTCAAAGTttgtatatgtagaaaaacatATACGACATCAAATGACATCTCTTTACCACAATGTCATTCAACAGAAGTGCGAGCTGGAAAAAGACGTCATAACTAACACCTTATCATTCGCCACTTTACAGCCTGATGAATTCGCCTATCGGTTAATGAAAGGACCAGGATACATGGCTGTCACTGCAGGAGAAGCcattcatgtaataaaatgtattcccgTTGACGCTATAATTCGGAGAACAAAAGAATGTTATGCCGAGCTTCCTGTAACGGTAAGGAACGCTTCACTATTTCTAACACCAAAATCAAGAATACTCACCAAATTCGGAACCCAGAAGGAATGTAGCTTTGAACTACCAACGCTCTATCGCATAGATGATACATGGATCCAGCTCACCCCTGACCCACAAGTCATACAATTACCCCCACAACGATTACGCCCGATGACCTCTTTGAGTTGGAAATACCTCACCCCAGGTCCATTAGCCATTAGTGGGATATATACggaaaaagatatagaaaagTTACGAGatcatattatgtttcctgcAGAGAAACCAGCACTTCTAAATTTCATAGCCCGTGGGATGACAGGACAAGCTGTCGTACCAGGAGAAGTCTCTATATATAGTCTGCTAGACGAGAAAGCACTCCAAAAAATAGCTTCGAACACTGTCTCGAGAATTTGGGGCGGATTTGTAACCTTCGGATCGGCAACGGCCGGAATTCTAGGAGTATTCCTAATTATACGACTCATTAAATTAACTATTGATACAGCAATCCATGGATACGCCCTTCACACCGTATACGGATGCAGTCTACACCTACTAGGCGCCGTATGGAGTTCGCTCACACATCTCTTACTTCACCTAGCACGAGGACCCGTAAATCAACGAGGAATAAAACCAGAAGAAGATCAATCTCTCCAGGAGCCAACGAGTCCTCCACCAATAACACCTACAGCACCCAAAAACGAGTCAACTATCGTAAATGCAACAGCGGTAAATACAACCACCCCTATTCCCATTGTTTACACTGACCTTCGAGAACGATTGAACGATATCGAACAAATCCCTTCGATAACATCGGGAATTCGTTCTTAA